One window of Methanothermobacter thermautotrophicus genomic DNA carries:
- a CDS encoding ferredoxin family protein, whose amino-acid sequence MIKIDSDLCKGCDICREFCPEGVYVRSEELNRKGVHEPVPKNLEECTGCKLCMLLCPDQAIVVYEDD is encoded by the coding sequence ATGATAAAGATAGATTCAGATCTCTGTAAGGGATGTGACATATGCAGGGAGTTCTGCCCCGAAGGGGTCTATGTTAGATCAGAGGAACTCAACAGGAAGGGTGTGCATGAGCCAGTCCCCAAGAATCTGGAAGAATGCACGGGATGCAAGCTCTGCATGCTCCTCTGCCCAGATCAGGCGATAGTGGTGTATGAAGATGACTGA
- a CDS encoding 2-oxoacid:acceptor oxidoreductase subunit alpha — translation MTEEYFIQGNDACARGAIKAGCRFFAGYPITPSTEIAEEMALLLPREGGVFVQMEDEIGALGAVIGAVWSGVRGMTATSGPGFSLMQEHVGYAAMTETPLVIVNVQRGSPSTGQPTMASQSDMMQARWGSHGDYEIIALSPSSVQECFDFTVRAFNLAEEYRVPVMVMGDEIVGHMREKITIPDRVKIRKRRGPSVPPEEFLPFRAPEDGVPEMPAFGDGYRIPVTGLTHDERGYPDASNPEGHHRLVKRLCDKILRHRDRITDVHEDLTEDADITVISYGAPSRSVATAVKMAREEGVRAGYLKINTPWPFPEKEVRAAAERSGKLLVVEMNLGQMFYEVQRVAAGMAEVELLPKIGGEIHRPEEILNMIRKMNR, via the coding sequence ATGACTGAAGAGTACTTCATTCAGGGAAATGATGCCTGCGCACGTGGAGCCATAAAGGCAGGTTGCAGGTTCTTCGCCGGCTACCCCATCACCCCATCAACCGAGATAGCAGAGGAAATGGCCCTACTCCTCCCCCGGGAAGGTGGTGTTTTTGTACAGATGGAGGATGAGATAGGGGCCCTGGGGGCTGTTATCGGTGCTGTCTGGAGTGGTGTCAGGGGGATGACCGCCACATCAGGACCCGGGTTTTCCCTCATGCAGGAGCACGTGGGATACGCCGCCATGACAGAAACGCCCCTGGTGATAGTGAACGTCCAGAGGGGCTCACCATCAACAGGACAGCCCACAATGGCATCCCAGAGCGACATGATGCAGGCAAGGTGGGGCTCCCACGGGGACTACGAGATCATAGCACTCTCCCCCTCATCTGTGCAGGAGTGCTTTGATTTCACGGTCCGTGCCTTCAACCTTGCAGAGGAATACAGGGTTCCGGTGATGGTCATGGGGGATGAAATAGTGGGCCACATGAGGGAGAAGATAACCATACCAGACCGTGTGAAGATCAGGAAAAGGAGGGGTCCCTCAGTTCCCCCGGAAGAGTTCCTCCCCTTCAGGGCCCCGGAGGATGGTGTCCCGGAGATGCCAGCCTTTGGTGACGGCTACAGGATACCCGTAACGGGGTTAACACACGATGAGAGGGGCTACCCGGACGCATCAAACCCCGAGGGACATCACAGACTGGTTAAGAGGCTCTGTGACAAGATACTCAGGCACCGGGACAGGATAACCGATGTCCATGAGGACCTGACAGAGGATGCTGATATAACTGTTATCTCCTATGGAGCCCCCTCACGTTCAGTTGCAACCGCCGTCAAGATGGCCCGGGAGGAGGGTGTCAGGGCAGGTTACCTGAAGATCAACACTCCATGGCCCTTCCCTGAAAAGGAAGTGAGGGCTGCTGCAGAGAGATCCGGGAAGCTCCTTGTGGTTGAGATGAACCTCGGCCAGATGTTCTATGAGGTTCAGCGTGTTGCCGCAGGGATGGCTGAGGTTGAACTCCTCCCAAAGATTGGTGGAGAGATACACAGGCCAGAGGAGATCCTCAATATGATTCGGAAGATGAACAGATAG
- the korB gene encoding 2-oxoglutarate synthase subunit KorB yields the protein MEKRENPYLRYLRRERLPHIFCAGCGNGIVLNSFFKGMEMAGLDFENIAMVSGIGCSSRIPGYVNCDSLHTTHGRPISFATGLKLGNPSLDVVVFTGDGDAAAIGGNHLIHGARRNIDMTVICINNSIYGMTGGQISPTSPEGSYGSTAPYGALEEPFDLAELVTAAGASYVARWTTAHPLQLANSIKKGLKNRGFSFIEAVSQCPTYFGRKNRMRSPVEMMKFMKENSLNRRKALKMEPHEVEGKIMVGEFVNRPQPELCEKICSMVDEKSGRAPATRTAYRDD from the coding sequence ATGGAGAAAAGAGAAAACCCTTACCTAAGGTATCTCAGAAGGGAGAGGCTTCCACACATATTCTGTGCAGGTTGCGGCAATGGAATAGTCCTCAACAGCTTCTTCAAGGGCATGGAGATGGCTGGCCTTGACTTTGAAAACATTGCCATGGTCTCAGGTATAGGCTGCTCCTCAAGGATTCCAGGTTACGTTAACTGTGACTCACTCCACACAACCCATGGAAGGCCCATATCCTTTGCAACCGGTCTCAAGCTCGGCAACCCATCCCTCGACGTGGTTGTATTCACAGGTGATGGTGACGCCGCCGCCATAGGGGGTAACCACCTCATCCATGGTGCGAGGCGGAACATCGACATGACGGTGATCTGTATCAACAACAGCATATATGGGATGACCGGCGGTCAGATAAGCCCCACATCTCCAGAGGGGAGCTATGGGAGCACAGCACCATACGGGGCCCTCGAAGAACCCTTTGACCTTGCAGAACTTGTAACCGCCGCAGGGGCAAGTTATGTAGCCCGATGGACCACCGCACATCCCCTCCAGCTTGCAAACTCCATAAAGAAGGGGCTGAAGAATCGTGGTTTCTCATTCATAGAGGCTGTATCCCAGTGCCCCACCTACTTCGGGAGGAAGAACAGGATGCGCTCCCCGGTGGAGATGATGAAATTCATGAAGGAGAACAGCCTTAACAGGAGGAAGGCCCTTAAGATGGAGCCCCATGAGGTTGAGGGTAAAATCATGGTTGGAGAATTTGTAAACAGGCCTCAGCCTGAACTCTGCGAAAAGATCTGCAGTATGGTCGATGAGAAGTCAGGCAGGGCACCTGCAACAAGAACAGCTTACCGGGATGATTAA
- a CDS encoding dihydroneopterin aldolase family protein yields the protein MKEPGEKYFSNLSDRERAIFEGGISMGALFHQFTGTPVSLRTADGLESAISESIKLQPAIRDAEVHIDRDMIRKTVGEFGYVSLTGEMLSVRLTVECGSERIRVRMEYIEELKYPLMYIED from the coding sequence ATGAAGGAACCTGGAGAGAAGTACTTTTCAAACCTTTCAGACAGGGAGAGGGCCATATTTGAGGGAGGCATAAGTATGGGGGCCCTCTTCCACCAGTTCACCGGGACACCTGTCAGCCTCAGGACAGCCGATGGACTTGAGAGTGCCATCAGTGAATCCATAAAACTTCAGCCAGCCATCAGGGACGCTGAGGTCCATATAGACAGGGATATGATCAGAAAAACTGTCGGGGAATTCGGTTACGTGTCCCTGACAGGGGAGATGCTAAGTGTGAGGCTGACCGTGGAGTGCGGTTCAGAGAGGATCAGAGTCCGTATGGAGTACATAGAGGAACTCAAATACCCGCTGATGTACATAGAGGACTGA